One Peptococcaceae bacterium DNA window includes the following coding sequences:
- the cas5c gene encoding type I-C CRISPR-associated protein Cas5c: MENEIFKCDVAVKLEGELACFTRPEFKVERVTYPVMTPSAARGVLEAIFWKPEIRWEVRQIWVLKPIKEFSLLRNEIDSRQSARSKTFFIEDKRQQRTTLFLKDVAYLVLADIRLKSSTKDCKKKYLEQFNRRIENGRCFHQPYLGTRECTASFEKASGNEKPIPDCLTIGNMLFDLAFCPSESCREMEFLQHSDNKAHKRAGYKQALYFTATLDKGVMTVPQSKYEELYGLEGIDVKGIG, encoded by the coding sequence TTGGAGAATGAAATTTTCAAGTGCGATGTTGCTGTTAAACTGGAAGGCGAATTAGCCTGTTTTACCAGGCCGGAATTTAAAGTCGAACGGGTAACATATCCGGTGATGACGCCTAGCGCGGCGCGCGGCGTCCTGGAAGCGATATTTTGGAAACCGGAAATACGTTGGGAAGTGCGTCAGATCTGGGTGCTGAAACCTATTAAAGAATTTTCATTACTGCGCAACGAGATTGACAGCCGGCAGAGCGCTCGTTCTAAAACATTTTTTATTGAAGACAAGCGGCAACAGCGGACCACCTTGTTTCTTAAAGACGTTGCCTATCTGGTCCTGGCAGACATTCGGCTTAAAAGCAGTACAAAGGATTGTAAAAAGAAGTACCTGGAACAGTTTAACCGAAGGATAGAAAATGGCAGGTGTTTTCACCAGCCTTATTTGGGTACCAGGGAGTGTACGGCTTCATTTGAAAAAGCCTCGGGAAACGAAAAACCAATTCCGGACTGCTTAACTATAGGCAATATGCTTTTTGACCTAGCCTTTTGCCCGAGCGAGTCCTGCCGGGAGATGGAATTTCTGCAGCACAGCGATAATAAAGCTCATAAAAGGGCGGGCTATAAACAAGCGCTCTATTTTACGGCCACGCTGGATAAAGGCGTCATGACGGTTCCGCAGAGTAAATATGAAGAACTGTACGGATTGGAGGGCATCGATGTTAAAGGAATTGGTTGA
- the cas3 gene encoding CRISPR-associated helicase Cas3', protein MSKVNIILLETKGNICNIMSADQLYAHSKNQQGKWHLLSQHLFGVGEIMRRFSEDFYNGKVSELAWLIGIIHDLGKVHPGFQEYLKAQTEGMKHPKVPHSPWSASFVYRVFENFQGRHMLALPVAGHHSGLGEHGGLQANICENYCEQGILEAMFKTFKETVEIYPHISIPSGLTDLQRELLVRMLFSALIDADRIDTEKHFQGDNSFWQETKPTLIEMYETLQDNQMQLISQSEPSLVNLVRREVYENCLASAGGSPGFYRLTVPTGGGKTRSALAFALKHALSNNQRRIVFGIPYTSIIDQTASIFRDILGERAVLEHHSQVIISDDEDESTIHLRLAEENWDFPLIVTTTVQLFESLFANGPSRCRKIHNLAKSVIVLDEAQSLPVHLLKPTLQVLRDLVENYETTVVLSTATQPALQSEYLPELQGIEIKEIVPDFKKHFNELKRVSYQRLPGLLTIEELSQEIHKHDQVLVVLNSRKDALELVDALKGKNVYHLSTLLCGAHRRQVLEEVRRCLKDKQRVRQVRLISTQVVEAGVDLDFPTVYRVIGPLDRIVQAAGRCNREGRMPKLGRIVLFELQEGRHPRGPYKAGIEEARMLLEEYKTLDVLGEPHIYEIYFSRLYKTLGNDMDIKRIQKKREKMNFPETDKAYRLIEEETVPVVVRYGRYEEALEAWLKCPNQNNWRKLQQFIVNVFAWEGKGYIKDGLMSELIKGLYIWEGGYDNLKGIGGFQRDPSDLIV, encoded by the coding sequence ATGTCGAAAGTTAATATTATACTGTTGGAAACCAAGGGGAATATATGTAATATTATGTCAGCAGATCAATTATATGCTCATTCTAAAAATCAACAAGGTAAATGGCACCTGCTTTCTCAGCATCTCTTTGGAGTTGGCGAAATTATGCGCCGTTTTTCGGAAGATTTTTATAATGGGAAAGTAAGTGAGCTTGCCTGGTTAATCGGAATAATTCACGACTTAGGAAAAGTACACCCCGGGTTTCAAGAATATTTAAAGGCGCAAACAGAAGGGATGAAGCATCCAAAAGTGCCTCATTCGCCATGGAGCGCCTCTTTTGTTTATCGCGTATTTGAAAATTTTCAAGGTAGACACATGCTTGCCTTACCGGTTGCAGGGCATCATTCGGGCTTAGGTGAACACGGAGGACTGCAGGCCAACATTTGTGAAAATTACTGTGAACAAGGAATACTTGAAGCTATGTTCAAGACATTCAAAGAAACCGTGGAAATATATCCCCACATCAGCATTCCTTCGGGTTTAACGGATTTACAGCGTGAACTTCTCGTGCGCATGCTTTTTTCGGCGTTGATCGATGCTGACCGGATAGATACCGAAAAGCATTTTCAGGGGGACAATTCATTTTGGCAAGAAACAAAACCAACGCTGATAGAGATGTACGAAACATTACAAGACAATCAGATGCAATTAATTTCGCAAAGTGAGCCGTCATTAGTGAATTTGGTACGTAGAGAGGTCTATGAAAACTGCTTGGCAAGCGCGGGTGGGTCTCCCGGGTTTTATCGTCTGACTGTTCCTACGGGAGGAGGTAAAACGCGGAGCGCACTTGCTTTTGCATTAAAACATGCCCTGTCAAATAACCAGCGTAGAATTGTTTTTGGCATTCCATATACGAGCATTATCGATCAGACCGCAAGTATTTTTCGAGATATTCTTGGTGAGCGAGCAGTACTGGAACACCACAGCCAGGTTATCATATCCGACGATGAAGATGAGAGTACTATTCATCTCCGACTGGCGGAAGAAAACTGGGATTTTCCGTTAATTGTTACTACAACGGTGCAGTTGTTTGAAAGCCTTTTTGCCAATGGTCCTTCCCGGTGCAGAAAAATTCATAACCTGGCCAAAAGTGTGATTGTGCTTGATGAAGCGCAAAGCCTACCTGTTCATTTATTGAAACCGACACTGCAGGTTTTGCGCGATTTAGTAGAAAACTACGAAACGACGGTAGTTCTGTCGACTGCGACACAACCCGCCTTACAGAGCGAATACTTGCCAGAATTACAAGGAATTGAAATAAAAGAAATAGTACCGGATTTCAAAAAACATTTTAATGAGCTGAAAAGAGTAAGCTATCAGCGTCTACCCGGGTTATTAACAATTGAAGAATTGAGCCAGGAAATACATAAACATGACCAAGTGCTGGTAGTTTTGAACAGCCGCAAAGATGCACTTGAACTTGTTGATGCACTCAAAGGGAAAAACGTTTATCATCTTTCGACACTGCTGTGTGGAGCACACCGCAGGCAGGTTTTGGAAGAAGTCCGCAGGTGTTTGAAGGACAAGCAGAGAGTACGTCAAGTGCGTCTAATCAGCACACAAGTAGTGGAAGCGGGGGTTGACCTTGATTTTCCAACCGTGTATAGAGTTATAGGACCTCTGGATCGTATTGTACAGGCAGCCGGGCGGTGCAATAGAGAAGGGCGGATGCCCAAGCTGGGAAGGATAGTACTTTTTGAACTTCAGGAGGGCAGACATCCCCGGGGACCTTATAAAGCAGGGATTGAGGAAGCCCGGATGCTTCTTGAAGAATATAAAACATTAGATGTGTTAGGAGAGCCGCATATTTACGAGATTTATTTTTCCAGGCTTTATAAAACATTGGGCAACGATATGGATATAAAAAGAATTCAGAAAAAGAGGGAAAAAATGAACTTCCCCGAAACAGATAAAGCCTATCGGCTCATAGAGGAGGAGACGGTTCCCGTTGTGGTCAGGTATGGCCGGTATGAAGAAGCATTGGAGGCTTGGTTAAAGTGTCCAAACCAGAACAACTGGAGAAAACTTCAACAATTTATAGTAAATGTATTTGCCTGGGAAGGAAAAGGCTATATAAAGGATGGTCTGATGTCCGAACTTATTAAGGGACTATATATTTGGGAGGGGGGGTACGATAACCTAAAAGGTATTGGCGGATTTCAGCGTGACCCAAGCGATCTAATAGTATAG